The Leucobacter rhizosphaerae genome includes a region encoding these proteins:
- a CDS encoding ABC transporter ATP-binding protein — MARKKNDTAAADTATATDEFELPDDYQPDGDDWFGGQPTKKAKHFWPAAKRLIGLLAPEKWLFSFVVLLVVGSVVLTVIAPKILGQAMDVIFDGVLGNELPAGVPLDTIVAEARAAGHTQYADMLAGSNAVPGEGIDFGLLGRLILVVLGLYLIASFLMWLQGFILNGLVMRIVYQLRQDIELKLNRLPLSYFDSRQRGDVLSRVTNDVDNIQQALQQAFSQLVQSLLTVIGITAMMFVVSWQLALIALVALPLSGIIAGVVGVRAQKLFVAQWKHTGDLNGHIEESFTGHELVRIFNRDTEMVEEFDRRNDGLFESAYKAQALSGTIMPAMQFVQYLTYVLIAVAGALRVTSGQMTLGDVTAFIQYSREFSQPIGEMAGMANMLQSGVASAERTFELLDAEEQDPDTATEQLPERSDGHVVFEDVSFSYDPEQPLITDLSLEASPGHTVAIVGPTGAGKTTLVNLVMRFYELDGGRILLDGVDITQLSRAELRGQVGMVLQDAWLFNGTIRENIRYGRLDATDDEVIEAAQATMVDRFVRQLPEGYDTVIEENASSLSAGERQLLTIARAFIANPSLLILDEATSSVDTRTEVLVQKAMQALRTDRTSFVIAHRLSTIRDADTILMMESGRIVEQGSHVELLERKGAYYTLHQAQFAGEIDEEQAEEILTGSIPTATGPIDTA; from the coding sequence ATGGCTCGTAAGAAGAATGACACCGCTGCGGCGGACACCGCGACGGCGACGGACGAGTTCGAACTGCCGGACGACTATCAGCCCGACGGCGACGACTGGTTCGGCGGACAGCCGACCAAAAAGGCGAAGCACTTCTGGCCCGCCGCGAAGCGACTCATCGGTCTGCTGGCGCCGGAGAAGTGGCTGTTCTCGTTCGTCGTGCTGCTCGTGGTGGGATCCGTGGTGCTCACGGTGATCGCCCCGAAGATCCTCGGCCAGGCGATGGACGTCATCTTCGACGGGGTGCTCGGCAACGAGCTGCCCGCGGGGGTGCCGCTCGACACGATCGTCGCCGAGGCGCGCGCGGCCGGTCACACTCAGTACGCGGACATGCTCGCCGGCTCGAACGCCGTGCCCGGCGAGGGCATCGACTTCGGGCTGCTCGGCCGCCTGATCCTCGTGGTGCTCGGGCTGTACCTGATCGCCTCGTTCCTGATGTGGCTGCAGGGGTTCATCCTCAACGGCCTCGTCATGCGCATCGTCTACCAGCTCCGCCAGGACATCGAGCTCAAGCTCAATCGACTGCCGCTCAGCTACTTCGACAGCCGTCAGCGCGGCGACGTGCTGTCGCGAGTGACGAATGACGTCGACAACATTCAGCAGGCGCTGCAGCAGGCGTTCTCGCAGCTCGTCCAGTCGCTGCTCACCGTGATCGGCATCACGGCCATGATGTTCGTGGTGTCGTGGCAGCTCGCCCTGATCGCCCTCGTGGCGCTGCCCCTTTCGGGCATCATCGCGGGTGTGGTGGGCGTGCGCGCGCAGAAGCTCTTCGTCGCCCAGTGGAAGCACACGGGCGATCTGAACGGGCACATTGAGGAGTCGTTCACCGGCCACGAGCTCGTGCGGATCTTCAACCGCGACACCGAGATGGTGGAGGAGTTCGACCGCCGCAACGACGGTCTCTTCGAGTCGGCGTACAAGGCGCAGGCGCTCTCGGGCACCATCATGCCCGCGATGCAGTTCGTGCAGTACCTCACCTACGTGCTGATCGCCGTGGCGGGTGCGCTCCGCGTGACCTCCGGGCAGATGACGCTGGGTGACGTCACCGCGTTCATCCAGTACTCCCGCGAGTTCTCGCAGCCGATCGGCGAGATGGCCGGCATGGCCAACATGCTGCAGTCGGGTGTGGCCTCGGCCGAGCGCACCTTCGAACTGCTGGACGCGGAGGAGCAGGATCCCGACACCGCGACCGAGCAGCTCCCGGAGCGGAGCGACGGCCACGTCGTGTTCGAGGACGTCAGCTTCAGCTACGACCCCGAGCAGCCGCTCATCACGGATCTCTCGCTCGAGGCGAGCCCGGGTCACACCGTGGCGATCGTCGGACCCACGGGCGCCGGCAAGACGACCCTGGTGAATCTCGTGATGCGGTTCTACGAGCTCGACGGCGGCCGGATCCTGCTCGACGGCGTCGACATCACGCAGCTGTCGCGCGCCGAGCTGCGAGGCCAGGTCGGCATGGTGCTGCAGGACGCCTGGCTGTTCAACGGCACGATCCGGGAGAACATCCGGTATGGGCGTCTCGATGCCACGGACGACGAGGTGATTGAGGCCGCGCAGGCGACCATGGTCGACCGCTTCGTCCGTCAGTTGCCGGAGGGCTACGACACCGTCATCGAGGAGAACGCCTCCTCGCTCTCGGCGGGCGAGCGGCAGCTGCTCACGATCGCTCGCGCGTTCATCGCGAACCCGTCGCTGCTCATCCTCGACGAGGCGACGTCGTCGGTGGACACCCGCACCGAGGTGCTGGTGCAGAAGGCGATGCAGGCGCTGCGGACCGACCGCACCTCGTTCGTCATCGCGCACCGGTTGTCGACGATCCGCGACGCCGACACCATTCTCATGATGGAGAGCGGGCGCATCGTGGAGCAGGGGTCGCACGTCGAACTGCTCGAGCGGAAGGGCGCCTATTACACGCTGCACCAGGCGCAGTTCGCCGGCGAGATCGACGAGGAGCAGGCGGAGGAGATCCTGACCGGATCGATCCCTACGGCGACCGGACCGATCGACACCGCGTAA
- a CDS encoding ABC transporter ATP-binding protein, with amino-acid sequence MALISLTLRHAKKYWLFIAFVLVLQLLSTIAALWLPSLNAQIIDQGIAQGDTEFIWNTGGQMLIVSLGQVITAVVAVYFGARSSMGIGRDLRREVYRKVDSLSMLEATKFGAGTLITRGTNDVQQIQMLVLMTLNFMVSAPIMAIGGIIMALREDAGMAWLVWASVALLAVIVSFLVWLLLPMFRIMQERVDSINGVLREQIMGIRVVRAFVRENFEADRYGVANRNITDVSVKVGNIFVLMFPVIMMVLHFATAAVLWFGGHRVDQGLVEVGSLTAFLQYLLQILMAVMMGVFMTMMIPRAVVCAERVRELLETESTLTFPATATAETPAQGRLEFTDVTFGFPGAEKPVVSGASFVAEPGQTTAIIGSTGAGKTVLLNLMLRLYDPQSGSITVDGVPVSELTREQLAATLSLVPQRPYLFSGTIASNLRFGRADATDAELWEALRVAQGEDFVRDKDKGLDEPISQGGTSVSGGQRQRLSIARALVAKPRIYLFDDSFSALDVATDARLRAALPDATAGATTIIVAQRVSTITEADQILVVEGGEIVGRGTHEQLLDTNEVYQEIVRSQLEEAEVA; translated from the coding sequence GTGGCCCTCATTTCATTGACCCTTCGACACGCGAAAAAGTACTGGCTCTTCATCGCATTCGTGCTGGTGCTCCAGCTCCTCTCCACCATCGCCGCGCTCTGGCTGCCCAGTCTGAACGCGCAGATCATCGACCAGGGCATCGCCCAGGGCGACACCGAATTCATCTGGAACACGGGTGGGCAGATGCTCATCGTGTCCCTCGGCCAGGTCATCACCGCCGTGGTCGCCGTCTACTTCGGCGCTCGCAGCTCCATGGGCATCGGGCGCGACCTGCGCCGCGAGGTCTACCGCAAGGTGGACTCGCTCTCCATGCTCGAAGCGACGAAGTTCGGCGCCGGCACGCTCATCACCCGCGGCACGAACGACGTGCAGCAGATCCAGATGCTCGTGCTCATGACCCTCAACTTCATGGTCTCCGCCCCCATCATGGCGATCGGCGGCATCATCATGGCGCTGCGCGAGGACGCGGGCATGGCCTGGCTCGTGTGGGCCTCGGTCGCGCTGCTCGCGGTCATCGTGAGCTTCCTCGTCTGGCTGCTGCTGCCAATGTTCCGCATCATGCAGGAGCGCGTCGACTCGATCAACGGCGTGCTGCGCGAGCAGATCATGGGCATCCGCGTCGTGCGCGCCTTCGTGCGCGAGAACTTCGAGGCCGACCGATACGGGGTGGCCAACCGCAACATCACCGACGTCTCGGTGAAGGTCGGCAACATCTTCGTGCTCATGTTCCCGGTGATCATGATGGTGCTCCACTTCGCCACGGCGGCGGTGCTGTGGTTCGGCGGGCACCGCGTCGATCAGGGCCTCGTCGAGGTCGGATCGCTGACGGCGTTCCTGCAGTACCTGCTGCAGATCCTCATGGCCGTCATGATGGGCGTCTTCATGACCATGATGATCCCGCGCGCCGTCGTGTGCGCGGAGCGCGTGCGGGAGCTGCTCGAGACCGAGTCGACCCTGACCTTCCCGGCGACCGCGACCGCGGAGACCCCCGCGCAGGGCCGTCTCGAGTTCACGGACGTGACCTTCGGCTTCCCCGGTGCGGAGAAGCCCGTGGTGAGCGGCGCCTCCTTCGTCGCCGAGCCCGGTCAGACCACCGCGATCATCGGATCGACGGGTGCCGGCAAGACGGTGCTGCTGAACCTCATGCTGCGTCTCTACGATCCGCAGTCCGGCAGCATCACCGTCGACGGTGTGCCCGTCTCGGAGCTCACGCGCGAGCAGCTCGCCGCGACGTTGAGCCTCGTGCCACAGCGACCGTACCTGTTCTCGGGCACCATCGCCTCGAACCTCCGCTTCGGCCGTGCCGATGCGACGGACGCCGAGCTGTGGGAGGCGCTGCGCGTCGCCCAGGGCGAGGACTTCGTGCGCGACAAGGACAAGGGGCTCGACGAGCCCATCTCGCAGGGCGGTACGAGCGTCTCGGGCGGGCAGCGGCAACGCCTGTCGATCGCGCGGGCGCTCGTCGCGAAACCGCGGATCTACCTGTTCGACGATTCGTTCTCGGCGCTCGACGTCGCGACCGACGCGCGACTCCGCGCCGCGCTCCCCGACGCGACGGCGGGGGCGACGACCATCATCGTCGCCCAGCGCGTGTCGACCATCACCGAAGCCGATCAGATCCTCGTGGTCGAGGGCGGCGAGATCGTGGGTCGTGGCACCCACGAGCAGCTGCTCGATACCAATGAGGTCTATCAGGAGATCGTGCGATCGCAGCTCGAAGAGGCGGAGGTGGCCTGA
- the rplL gene encoding 50S ribosomal protein L7/L12, protein MAKLSTEELLEQFKGLTLIELSEFVKAFEETFDVSAAAPVAVAAAPAAGAAEAVEEKDEFDVVLESAGDKKIQVIKVVREITGLGLGEAKALVEEAPKNVLEGAKKDAAEEAKAKLEEAGAGVKLV, encoded by the coding sequence ATGGCAAAGCTTTCGACTGAAGAGCTGCTCGAGCAGTTCAAGGGCCTCACCCTCATCGAGCTCTCCGAGTTCGTGAAGGCGTTCGAGGAGACCTTCGACGTCTCCGCTGCCGCTCCGGTCGCCGTTGCTGCGGCACCGGCGGCTGGTGCTGCTGAGGCCGTCGAGGAGAAGGACGAGTTCGACGTCGTCCTCGAGTCCGCTGGTGACAAGAAGATCCAGGTCATCAAGGTCGTCCGCGAGATCACCGGCCTGGGCCTGGGCGAGGCGAAGGCCCTCGTCGAGGAGGCACCCAAGAACGTGCTCGAGGGCGCGAAGAAGGATGCCGCCGAAGAGGCGAAGGCCAAGCTCGAAGAGGCAGGCGCGGGCGTCAAGCTCGTCTAA
- the rplJ gene encoding 50S ribosomal protein L10: MATKDATVADLQQKFEESSAVLLTEYRGLTVAELRELRNSIREHATYAVAKNTLTKIAANNAGITVFDDELTGPSALAFVHGDTVAVAKSLRDFAKAHPLLVVKAGYFDGKPLTAAEVGKLADLESREVLLAKAAGVMQASLVGAAQLFNALPAKVARGLGALQEKQDA; the protein is encoded by the coding sequence ATGGCTACGAAGGATGCTACGGTTGCCGATCTTCAGCAGAAGTTTGAAGAGTCGTCTGCCGTTCTGCTGACTGAGTACCGCGGTCTCACGGTCGCCGAGCTGCGGGAACTCCGCAACTCGATCCGTGAGCACGCGACGTACGCTGTGGCGAAGAACACGCTGACGAAGATTGCGGCGAACAACGCCGGGATCACCGTTTTCGACGACGAGCTGACCGGTCCTTCGGCACTCGCCTTCGTGCACGGTGACACCGTTGCTGTCGCCAAGTCGCTGCGTGACTTCGCCAAGGCACACCCGCTTCTGGTGGTGAAGGCGGGCTACTTCGATGGCAAGCCTCTGACCGCTGCTGAGGTAGGCAAGCTTGCCGATCTCGAGAGCCGTGAGGTTCTGCTGGCCAAGGCCGCAGGCGTCATGCAGGCCTCGCTGGTCGGTGCTGCACAGCTGTTCAACGCTCTGCCCGCAAAGGTCGCTCGCGGCCTCGGCGCGCTGCAGGAGAAGCAGGACGCATAG
- a CDS encoding HAD-IC family P-type ATPase: MEVSAGDLREEDAERTSEVLDGLLEAEAERRHLAGLGNVLPGGSSRSLWEILVANVFTLFNAIVFAGFGILLALGRWQDALFGLPALMNTVIGVVQEFSAKRTLDRLAVLNAPTARVLREGRIREIALDRVVMGDLLVLRTGDQVTADSRVVQTDATGPGGLEVDESLLTGESDPVRKRVDDEVLSGSSVVAGSGIAEVIRVGADSYAAKLTAEARKFSLVRSELRSSIDRLLKWITWALGPMILIVANGQMQAQGGWAVAIGNGQWREAVVGAVAAVIAMVPLGLVLVTSIAFAVSGVTLASRKVLIQELPAVEGLARVDALCLDKTGTLTTGEMVFDAAHVLHPVAGWERVLGAIGDAPDANGTARCLAEPYGGAESPLPVATAVPFDSVRKWSAFVLAENGAGVDPGTWVLGAPDFVLGPDAGLAEDREGASADPVPLALAGDLAAAGLRTLVLAHSPAALDTDAEHGLALPAELQPVALLTFRERVREDAAQTLGFFADQGVEVRVISGDDPRTVAAVAREIGLDCEAGFDARRLPEDQAALGEVLERERVFGRVTPAQKLAMVHALQARGHVVAMTGDGVNDALAIKEADLGIAMDTAAQATKAVARIVLLDGRFDRMPGVVAEGRRVIANIERVSMLFLTKTTYAFAIAVVFGLLAWSFPFLPRQLSITDGLTIGIPAFFLALMPNADRYRSGFLKRSLAFAIPSGLIVTAALIVLHVVGDGLGDFSVTDMQAASTLTLAGIALWVLAVLARPVSPFRILIVLAMYAGLALVWVIPLTRDFFEVTWLPQPLALLVLGIVATGIVLVELLRAWHLRFTRAPKL; the protein is encoded by the coding sequence GTGGAGGTTTCGGCCGGCGACCTGCGCGAGGAGGACGCCGAGCGCACCTCCGAGGTCCTGGACGGGCTGCTGGAAGCCGAGGCCGAGCGGCGGCACCTCGCGGGTCTCGGCAACGTGCTGCCGGGCGGTTCGAGCCGCTCCCTCTGGGAGATTCTGGTCGCGAACGTCTTCACCCTGTTCAACGCGATCGTGTTCGCGGGCTTCGGGATCCTGCTCGCCCTCGGTCGCTGGCAGGACGCGCTCTTCGGCCTCCCCGCCCTCATGAACACCGTGATCGGGGTGGTGCAGGAGTTCAGTGCGAAGCGCACGCTGGACCGGCTCGCCGTGCTCAACGCGCCGACGGCCCGGGTGCTCCGCGAGGGGCGGATCCGCGAGATCGCGCTCGATCGTGTCGTGATGGGCGACCTCCTCGTGCTCCGAACGGGCGACCAGGTGACGGCCGACTCGCGGGTGGTGCAGACCGACGCGACGGGGCCGGGCGGGCTCGAGGTCGACGAATCGCTGCTGACGGGCGAGTCGGATCCGGTGCGCAAACGCGTCGACGACGAGGTGCTCTCCGGCTCCAGCGTGGTGGCCGGGTCCGGGATCGCCGAGGTGATCCGCGTGGGGGCGGATTCCTACGCGGCGAAACTCACGGCGGAGGCCCGCAAGTTCTCGCTCGTCCGTTCCGAGCTGCGCAGCAGCATCGACCGTCTGCTGAAGTGGATCACCTGGGCGCTCGGTCCGATGATCCTCATCGTCGCGAACGGGCAGATGCAGGCGCAGGGTGGCTGGGCCGTGGCGATCGGCAACGGCCAGTGGCGCGAGGCCGTGGTCGGGGCCGTCGCCGCCGTCATCGCGATGGTGCCGCTCGGACTGGTGCTCGTCACGAGCATCGCGTTCGCGGTGAGCGGGGTCACACTCGCGAGCCGGAAGGTGCTGATCCAAGAGCTCCCGGCGGTCGAGGGCCTGGCCCGGGTCGACGCGCTGTGCCTCGACAAGACCGGCACGCTGACGACCGGCGAGATGGTCTTCGACGCTGCGCACGTGCTGCACCCGGTCGCCGGGTGGGAGCGGGTGCTCGGGGCGATCGGCGACGCGCCCGATGCGAACGGCACCGCGCGCTGCCTCGCGGAGCCCTACGGCGGTGCGGAGTCGCCGCTCCCCGTCGCGACCGCCGTGCCGTTCGACTCGGTGCGCAAGTGGAGCGCGTTCGTGCTGGCGGAGAACGGCGCCGGGGTGGATCCCGGGACCTGGGTGCTCGGCGCCCCTGATTTTGTGCTCGGTCCGGATGCCGGTCTCGCTGAGGATCGGGAGGGCGCGAGCGCCGATCCCGTACCCCTCGCGCTCGCGGGAGACCTCGCCGCCGCGGGGCTGCGCACGCTGGTGCTCGCCCACAGCCCCGCCGCGCTCGACACCGACGCCGAGCACGGTCTCGCGCTGCCCGCGGAGCTGCAGCCGGTCGCGCTCCTCACGTTCCGGGAGCGTGTGCGCGAGGACGCCGCGCAGACCCTCGGGTTCTTCGCCGATCAAGGCGTCGAGGTGCGCGTCATCTCCGGCGACGACCCGCGGACCGTCGCCGCGGTCGCCCGCGAGATCGGCCTCGACTGCGAGGCCGGCTTCGACGCGAGGCGGCTCCCGGAGGATCAGGCCGCGCTCGGCGAAGTGCTCGAGCGGGAGCGGGTCTTCGGTCGCGTCACCCCGGCGCAGAAGCTCGCGATGGTGCACGCGCTGCAAGCCCGCGGCCACGTCGTCGCGATGACGGGAGACGGGGTCAACGACGCGCTCGCGATCAAGGAGGCGGACCTCGGGATCGCCATGGACACGGCCGCGCAGGCGACGAAAGCCGTCGCGCGCATCGTGCTGCTCGACGGCCGCTTCGACCGCATGCCCGGGGTGGTGGCCGAGGGCCGCCGCGTGATCGCGAACATCGAGCGCGTCTCGATGCTGTTCCTCACGAAGACCACCTACGCGTTCGCGATCGCGGTCGTCTTCGGGCTGCTCGCCTGGAGCTTCCCGTTCCTGCCGCGCCAACTCTCGATCACGGACGGCCTCACGATCGGGATCCCGGCGTTCTTCCTCGCGCTCATGCCGAACGCGGATCGGTACCGCTCGGGATTCCTGAAGCGCTCGCTCGCGTTCGCCATCCCGTCCGGCCTCATCGTCACCGCCGCACTCATCGTGCTGCACGTGGTGGGCGATGGCCTCGGCGACTTCTCGGTGACCGACATGCAGGCGGCCTCCACGCTGACCCTCGCGGGCATCGCGCTCTGGGTGCTCGCGGTGCTGGCACGACCCGTGAGCCCGTTCCGGATCCTGATCGTACTGGCGATGTACGCGGGGCTCGCGCTCGTGTGGGTGATCCCGCTCACCCGCGATTTCTTCGAGGTGACCTGGCTGCCGCAGCCGCTCGCGCTGCTCGTGCTCGGGATCGTGGCCACCGGGATCGTGCTCGTCGAGCTGCTCCGGGCGTGGCACCTGCGCTTCACCCGCGCCCCGAAGCTGTGA
- a CDS encoding response regulator transcription factor: MAVQTPQRADGEKIRALVVDDEASITQLIAMALRYEGWDVETAETGQEALDKIRSFAPDVAVFDIMLPDFDGMQLLSRVRGSGEMFPVLFLTALDSVEDRVNGLTAGGDDYVVKPFSLEELIARLRGLVRRSQLALAQQPDPVLRVGDLTLNEDSYEVARANRPITVTNTEFELLRYLMRNPNRVLSKAQILDRVWAYDFTGKSTVVELYVSYLRKKIDSGFEPMLHTVRGAGYMLKPAG, encoded by the coding sequence ATGGCAGTACAGACCCCGCAGCGGGCGGACGGCGAGAAGATCCGGGCGCTGGTCGTCGACGATGAAGCGTCGATCACGCAGTTGATCGCGATGGCGCTCCGCTACGAGGGCTGGGACGTCGAGACTGCCGAGACCGGCCAGGAGGCGCTCGACAAGATCCGCTCGTTCGCTCCCGACGTCGCGGTCTTCGACATCATGCTGCCCGATTTCGACGGCATGCAGCTCCTCTCGCGCGTGCGTGGCTCCGGCGAGATGTTCCCCGTGCTCTTCCTGACCGCCCTCGATTCGGTCGAGGATCGCGTCAACGGGCTCACCGCGGGCGGCGACGACTACGTGGTCAAGCCGTTCAGCCTCGAGGAGCTGATCGCCCGGCTCCGCGGCCTCGTGCGCCGCTCGCAGCTCGCACTCGCGCAGCAGCCGGACCCGGTGCTCCGGGTCGGGGACCTGACGCTCAACGAGGACAGCTACGAGGTGGCGCGGGCGAACCGGCCCATCACCGTCACGAACACGGAGTTCGAGCTGCTGCGCTACCTCATGCGCAACCCGAACCGCGTGCTGTCGAAGGCGCAGATCCTGGATCGGGTGTGGGCCTACGACTTCACCGGCAAGTCGACCGTCGTCGAGCTCTACGTGTCGTACCTGCGCAAGAAGATCGACAGCGGCTTCGAGCCGATGCTTCACACGGTGCGCGGTGCCGGCTACATGCTGAAGCCGGCGGGCTGA
- a CDS encoding YqaJ viral recombinase family protein, whose protein sequence is MRARARGITATDVAKLSTPRSIESTAFEKLHGSRFSGNAYTDHGRAREPEIAAWVLREHGITPSQALFHAEGDVRHLATPDGVTLRAHGALELAEIKTTNKEWRSIPRPYLRQIWWQQYVLGAERTLMVWERHENFVPVGDPECRWIDRDESEIERLVKLAGQLIDVLIARTS, encoded by the coding sequence ATGCGGGCGCGTGCCAGAGGGATCACTGCGACGGACGTCGCGAAGCTGTCGACCCCGCGGTCCATCGAGTCGACGGCGTTCGAGAAGCTGCACGGCAGCCGGTTCAGCGGCAACGCGTACACCGACCACGGTCGGGCGCGGGAGCCGGAGATCGCCGCGTGGGTGCTGCGCGAGCACGGGATCACCCCGAGCCAGGCGCTCTTCCACGCCGAGGGCGACGTGCGTCACCTCGCGACCCCCGACGGGGTCACCCTGCGGGCGCACGGCGCGCTGGAGCTCGCGGAGATCAAAACGACGAACAAGGAGTGGCGCTCGATCCCGCGCCCGTATCTGCGGCAGATCTGGTGGCAGCAGTACGTGCTCGGCGCCGAGCGCACGCTCATGGTGTGGGAGCGGCACGAGAACTTCGTTCCCGTGGGCGACCCCGAGTGCCGCTGGATCGATCGCGACGAGTCGGAGATCGAGCGGCTCGTGAAGCTCGCGGGGCAGCTGATCGACGTGCTCATCGCGCGCACGAGCTAG
- a CDS encoding PH domain-containing protein — MPSRDPRAMTQDVDAVLGPAPASYTRPEVVVLRFRRHGRRLVLPVVVLLVVAAASGYWIGALPEAWMNLAAAAAAVLIALLLGVFPILAWLAHRTTVTTRRVIVRGGFFVRHRSEVALSRVREVRSRRSIGQRMRGAGDIDLLFGTERATLVDVPGVEEVVDALQELSERNYEHSTQSFHRLAGEPGLGGTGGFGGGGTGGFGGGSGSTGGFGGGGFGGTPAAGGHAGGFGGGAPGPTH; from the coding sequence ATGCCCTCCCGCGATCCCCGAGCGATGACCCAGGACGTCGACGCCGTCCTGGGTCCCGCTCCCGCGAGCTACACACGACCCGAGGTGGTGGTGCTGCGGTTCCGGCGCCACGGCCGACGACTGGTGCTCCCCGTGGTCGTGCTGCTCGTCGTCGCGGCCGCCTCCGGGTACTGGATCGGAGCGCTCCCGGAGGCCTGGATGAACCTCGCCGCCGCCGCGGCGGCGGTACTGATCGCGCTACTGCTCGGGGTGTTCCCGATCCTCGCGTGGCTCGCGCACCGCACGACGGTGACCACGCGCCGGGTGATCGTGCGCGGCGGGTTCTTCGTGCGGCACCGCTCGGAGGTCGCGCTCTCCCGGGTCCGCGAGGTGCGCTCCCGGCGCAGCATCGGCCAGCGGATGCGCGGGGCCGGTGACATCGACCTGCTGTTCGGCACGGAGCGGGCGACGCTCGTCGACGTACCGGGGGTCGAGGAGGTCGTCGACGCGCTGCAGGAGCTGAGCGAGCGCAACTACGAGCACTCGACGCAGTCGTTCCACCGCCTCGCGGGGGAGCCCGGCTTGGGCGGCACCGGCGGCTTCGGCGGTGGCGGGACAGGCGGCTTCGGCGGTGGCAGTGGCAGCACTGGTGGCTTCGGCGGCGGCGGATTCGGAGGCACCCCTGCCGCCGGCGGACACGCCGGGGGCTTCGGCGGCGGCGCGCCGGGCCCGACTCACTGA
- a CDS encoding SPFH domain-containing protein: protein MFLASPAIVGVFGAIIALVLIALVIIKRYRIAKPDEAIIVTGGKGKEVVDAAGHKSRDLSGQKVVTGGGVFVVPFVQKSFTISLRSRRLTITTEAQTTDGITIQAQAVAVVKVGGAQEMIRAAAQRFLSNSDEIDESTQEVLSGSLRSIIGGLTVLQIIRDRAVVAQSVLEAAEEALTKQGLVVDTLQIQEIRDGADYITNIGRPEAAKVRQQADIAETNAYQASQEAKIAAERVLLDRNRELKLRQAEIQVETDKATAQASAAEPLEEAIQQQAIVQQKQITAQKEVALRTEQLNADVRAVAEAEAYRVEALAKADAAAAVSAADGRAQAVEREGLANRAARIAASEALEREGRAEAAALEAKGTAEAIAIDARARALETQSQAVLAQELIHLLPEIASKYAEAIGAIDNMTVVSADGTSRVAGDAMGNIKGLLEMAKDTVGIDLVGMLNGVVAGGAAGAAAGRASQSEPRRAAGLISEESAAHLGRSADSLADAADTLSDSAASVAAEAADTAQHAADTASGLGDRGAPGSQPERAE from the coding sequence ATGTTCCTTGCTAGTCCCGCCATCGTGGGTGTCTTCGGCGCCATCATCGCGCTGGTGCTCATCGCACTCGTCATCATCAAGCGCTATCGCATCGCGAAGCCGGACGAGGCGATCATCGTGACGGGAGGCAAGGGCAAGGAGGTCGTCGACGCGGCCGGCCACAAGAGCCGCGACCTCTCCGGGCAGAAGGTCGTCACGGGCGGCGGCGTGTTCGTCGTGCCGTTCGTGCAGAAGTCGTTCACGATCTCGCTGCGGTCCCGCCGCCTCACCATCACGACCGAGGCTCAGACCACCGACGGCATCACCATCCAGGCGCAGGCTGTCGCGGTCGTCAAGGTCGGCGGTGCGCAGGAGATGATCCGCGCGGCCGCCCAGCGATTCCTCTCGAACTCCGACGAGATCGACGAGTCGACGCAGGAGGTGCTCTCGGGCTCGCTCCGCTCGATCATCGGTGGTCTGACGGTGCTGCAGATCATTCGGGATCGCGCGGTCGTCGCGCAGAGTGTGCTCGAAGCGGCGGAGGAGGCGCTCACCAAGCAGGGCCTCGTGGTCGACACCCTGCAGATCCAGGAGATCCGCGACGGAGCCGACTACATCACGAACATCGGTCGTCCCGAGGCCGCGAAGGTGCGCCAGCAGGCGGACATCGCCGAGACGAACGCCTACCAGGCGTCGCAGGAGGCGAAGATCGCCGCCGAGCGGGTGCTGCTCGATCGCAACCGCGAGCTGAAGCTGCGCCAGGCCGAGATCCAGGTCGAGACGGACAAGGCCACCGCGCAGGCCTCCGCCGCGGAACCGCTCGAGGAAGCGATCCAGCAGCAGGCCATCGTGCAGCAGAAGCAGATCACCGCGCAGAAGGAGGTCGCGCTCCGCACCGAGCAGCTGAACGCCGACGTGCGCGCGGTCGCCGAGGCCGAGGCCTACCGGGTCGAGGCGCTGGCGAAGGCTGACGCGGCCGCGGCGGTCTCCGCCGCCGACGGACGTGCGCAGGCCGTCGAGCGCGAGGGCCTCGCGAACCGCGCCGCGCGTATCGCCGCGTCTGAGGCGCTCGAGCGCGAGGGGCGCGCCGAGGCGGCTGCACTCGAGGCGAAGGGTACGGCCGAGGCCATCGCGATCGACGCGCGGGCCCGCGCGCTCGAGACGCAGTCGCAGGCCGTGCTGGCGCAGGAACTCATCCACCTGCTGCCGGAGATCGCGAGCAAGTACGCCGAGGCGATCGGTGCGATCGACAACATGACCGTCGTCTCCGCCGATGGCACCTCCAGGGTTGCGGGCGACGCGATGGGCAACATCAAGGGGCTGCTCGAGATGGCCAAGGACACCGTGGGCATCGACCTGGTCGGCATGCTCAACGGCGTCGTCGCCGGAGGCGCCGCGGGTGCCGCCGCGGGCCGCGCCTCGCAGTCGGAGCCGCGCCGCGCCGCGGGCCTGATCAGCGAGGAGAGTGCCGCGCACCTCGGTCGATCCGCGGATTCGCTCGCCGACGCGGCCGACACCCTTTCGGATTCGGCGGCGTCCGTCGCTGCCGAGGCCGCCGACACCGCGCAGCACGCGGCCGACACGGCCTCCGGGCTCGGCGACCGGGGAGCACCGGGGTCGCAGCCCGAGCGTGCAGAATAG